In Polaromonas sp. JS666, one genomic interval encodes:
- a CDS encoding LysE family translocator, giving the protein MLTIQELAWFALAALVLVLTPGPNMIYCISRTLCQGRSAGLISLGGVVLGFVVHLLAASFGLTALLLAVPLAFDTIKLAGAMYLLWLAWQAVKPGGLAPFETHELPHDPPHRLFLMGFMTNLLNPKVAMFYLSFFPQFLHPERGELLLQSLSLGTVQIGISTGVNTVLVCFAAGMAGFLNRNRRWMRVQRYVMGSVLGLLALRLLSEKRAAA; this is encoded by the coding sequence ATGTTGACAATTCAGGAACTCGCCTGGTTTGCACTTGCTGCGCTCGTGCTGGTGCTCACGCCCGGGCCGAACATGATTTATTGCATTTCGCGCACCCTGTGTCAGGGCCGCAGTGCCGGGCTCATTTCGCTGGGCGGCGTCGTGCTGGGTTTTGTGGTCCACCTGCTGGCCGCTTCATTCGGCCTGACGGCCCTGCTGCTGGCCGTTCCGCTGGCCTTTGACACCATCAAGCTGGCCGGCGCGATGTATCTGCTGTGGCTGGCCTGGCAGGCGGTCAAGCCGGGTGGATTGGCGCCGTTCGAGACGCACGAATTGCCGCACGATCCGCCGCACAGGCTGTTCCTCATGGGCTTCATGACCAATCTGCTCAACCCGAAGGTGGCCATGTTTTACCTGTCTTTCTTCCCGCAGTTTCTGCATCCGGAACGCGGCGAACTGCTGCTGCAAAGCCTGAGCCTGGGCACCGTGCAAATCGGCATCAGCACCGGCGTCAACACGGTGCTCGTCTGCTTCGCGGCCGGGATGGCCGGCTTCCTGAACCGCAACCGCCGCTGGATGCGCGTGCAGCGTTATGTGATGGGTAGCGTGCTGGGCTTGCTGGCGCTACGCCTGCTGTCCGAGAAGCGGGCTGCGGCATGA
- a CDS encoding threonine dehydratase encodes MSTTLHGTPTVTPRADGLPSLRAIEEAAGVVYREFQATPQYRWGLSSQRLGTDCWIKHENHTPVGAFKIRGGLTYFDALKKSGTLPLEVISATRGNHGQSIGWAARAHGVACTIVVPHGNSIEKNAAMRALGVTLIEHGQDFQESREFAIQLAAERGAHMVPSFHADLLRGVATSWWEFMQAVPQLDVVYVPIGQGSGACSAIAAKLALGRKLRIVGVVSAHATTYADSLAAGRVVEAPVTTRLADGMACRIADPAALELMAPHIDHLVQVTDDEVAQAMRDLYADTHNVAEGAGAASFAAAMQERSELKGQVVGTTLCGSNVDSTTLASVLGAC; translated from the coding sequence ATGAGCACCACGCTGCACGGCACGCCCACGGTCACCCCGCGGGCCGATGGCCTTCCTTCGCTGCGCGCCATCGAAGAGGCGGCCGGCGTGGTCTACCGGGAGTTCCAGGCCACGCCGCAATACCGCTGGGGCCTGTCCAGCCAGCGGCTGGGCACCGACTGCTGGATCAAGCACGAGAACCACACGCCGGTTGGCGCCTTCAAGATCCGCGGCGGCCTCACCTACTTTGACGCCCTGAAAAAAAGCGGCACGCTCCCCCTCGAGGTCATCAGCGCCACACGGGGCAACCACGGCCAGAGCATAGGCTGGGCCGCCCGCGCCCATGGTGTGGCCTGCACCATCGTCGTTCCGCACGGCAATTCGATCGAGAAGAATGCAGCCATGCGTGCGCTCGGCGTGACGCTGATCGAGCACGGCCAGGACTTCCAGGAGAGCCGCGAATTTGCCATCCAGCTGGCCGCCGAACGCGGCGCCCACATGGTGCCCAGCTTTCACGCTGACCTGCTGCGCGGCGTGGCTACCAGCTGGTGGGAATTCATGCAGGCCGTGCCGCAGCTGGACGTGGTGTACGTGCCGATTGGCCAGGGCTCCGGGGCCTGCTCGGCCATTGCCGCCAAACTGGCGCTCGGACGTAAGCTGCGCATCGTCGGCGTGGTGAGCGCGCATGCCACCACCTACGCCGATTCCCTGGCGGCAGGCCGCGTGGTCGAGGCACCGGTGACAACCCGGCTGGCCGACGGCATGGCCTGTCGTATCGCGGACCCTGCGGCGCTCGAACTCATGGCGCCCCATATCGACCACCTGGTGCAGGTCACCGATGACGAGGTCGCGCAGGCGATGCGCGATCTGTATGCGGACACGCACAACGTGGCCGAAGGGGCAGGCGCGGCCAGCTTTGCCGCCGCCATGCAGGAGCGCAGCGAGCTCAAGGGACAGGTGGTCGGCACCACGCTGTGCGGCAGCAATGTGGACAGCACCACGCTGGCCAGCGTACTCGGGGCCTGCTGA
- a CDS encoding histidine phosphatase family protein: MGTLYLVRHGQASFGADDYDVLSAMGHQQSVRLGEYFQHRGVTFDAALTGTLNRQIRTLAGICQGMGVEFAVPDEAERNSVIERGSSSSQQGPRDWLCQTAGAAAPSGGSALHAVKSVGAHILWPGLNEYDSHAVIETIHPHKLEKPTSPEMYRNHFRLLRDGLAQWMAGVVSPRGMPSYTDFVAGVTSALDHVRKNFDGNVLLISSGGPIATAVGHVLGTSPETTIELNLRIRNCSVTEFAFTPKRHMLVTYNTLPHLDGPEYAEWVTYA, translated from the coding sequence ATGGGAACCCTTTACCTCGTGCGCCATGGCCAGGCCTCGTTTGGCGCCGATGACTACGATGTACTCAGTGCGATGGGGCACCAGCAAAGCGTGCGCCTGGGGGAATACTTCCAGCACAGGGGCGTGACCTTCGACGCCGCACTGACCGGCACCCTGAATCGCCAGATCCGGACCCTGGCCGGCATCTGCCAGGGCATGGGCGTGGAGTTTGCAGTACCAGATGAAGCCGAACGGAATTCAGTGATCGAACGTGGGAGCTCTTCATCCCAGCAGGGGCCGCGGGACTGGCTTTGCCAGACCGCAGGCGCAGCGGCCCCCTCGGGGGGCAGCGCATTACACGCAGTGAAAAGCGTGGGGGCCCATATCCTCTGGCCCGGCCTGAACGAGTACGATAGCCATGCGGTGATTGAAACCATTCACCCGCACAAGCTCGAAAAGCCGACATCGCCCGAGATGTACCGCAACCACTTCCGCCTGCTGCGCGACGGCCTGGCCCAGTGGATGGCCGGCGTGGTCAGCCCCCGGGGCATGCCCAGCTACACCGACTTTGTCGCTGGCGTGACCAGCGCGCTGGACCACGTCCGGAAAAATTTCGACGGCAATGTGCTGCTGATCTCCAGTGGCGGCCCGATCGCGACCGCGGTGGGCCATGTGCTGGGCACCAGCCCGGAAACGACGATAGAGCTGAACCTGCGTATCCGCAACTGCTCGGTCACCGAGTTCGCCTTCACGCCCAAGCGTCACATGCTGGTGACCTACAACACGCTGCCACACCTGGACGGGCCCGAGTACGCGGAATGGGTCACCTACGCCTGA
- a CDS encoding Lrp/AsnC family transcriptional regulator, giving the protein MDIFDRKILQILQADSRTSLQDIGHAVGLSPSPCWGRIKKMEEAGVIEGYTVRLNAQALGLGDTVMVQVTLDSHSDNTLEKFGETLAAIPEVIEAYLVSGEYDYLLRIAVHDTKDYERLLRERLYKIKGIRHSKSSFVLRTLKKADLPLLPR; this is encoded by the coding sequence ATGGATATATTTGATCGGAAAATCCTTCAGATTTTGCAGGCGGATTCGCGGACCAGCCTGCAAGACATCGGCCACGCCGTTGGCCTGAGCCCCTCACCCTGCTGGGGCCGCATCAAGAAAATGGAGGAAGCCGGTGTCATCGAGGGCTACACCGTGCGGCTCAATGCGCAGGCGCTGGGCCTGGGCGACACGGTGATGGTGCAGGTCACGCTGGACAGCCACTCCGACAACACGCTGGAAAAGTTCGGCGAAACCCTGGCGGCGATTCCCGAGGTGATCGAGGCGTATCTGGTGTCCGGCGAATACGACTACCTGCTGCGCATTGCCGTGCACGACACCAAGGACTACGAGCGCCTGCTGCGCGAGCGCCTCTACAAGATCAAGGGCATACGCCACAGCAAGTCCAGTTTTGTGCTGCGCACCCTGAAAAAGGCCGACCTGCCGCTGTTGCCGCGCTGA
- a CDS encoding aldo/keto reductase produces the protein MEHRYLGNSGFKVPALGFGTGTFGGQGPLFSAWGNTDVAGARRIIDICLDAGVNLFDTADVYSNGASESILGAALKGRRDKAIVSTKLSLRIGEGPNDVGSSRHHLIAATNAALQRLDTDYIDILQLHAFDAMTPVEQVLGTLDDLVRAGKVRYIGLSNFSGWQLMKSLAAADRLGLQRYVANQTYYSLIGRDYEWELMPLGIDQGVGAIVWSPLGWGRLTGKIRRGQPLPAGSRLHDTAGFAPPVDDERLYRVVDAMDEVALETGKTLPQIALNWLLQRPTVASVLIGARDEEQLMQNLGALGWQLTTEQVARLDAASAVTPPYPYYPYWNGQFAERSPVAV, from the coding sequence ATGGAACACCGCTATCTCGGCAACTCCGGCTTCAAGGTGCCAGCCCTCGGCTTCGGCACCGGCACCTTTGGCGGCCAGGGCCCGCTCTTCAGCGCCTGGGGCAACACCGACGTGGCCGGCGCGCGCCGGATCATCGACATCTGCCTGGACGCAGGCGTCAACCTGTTCGACACGGCTGACGTGTATTCGAACGGGGCTTCCGAATCCATCCTCGGCGCCGCGCTGAAGGGCCGGCGCGACAAGGCCATCGTCTCGACCAAGCTCTCGCTGCGCATCGGCGAGGGGCCGAACGACGTCGGCTCCTCGCGCCATCACCTGATAGCGGCCACGAACGCGGCGCTGCAGCGGCTGGACACGGACTACATCGACATCTTGCAGCTGCATGCCTTCGATGCGATGACGCCGGTGGAGCAGGTGCTCGGCACGCTCGACGACCTGGTGCGCGCAGGCAAGGTACGTTACATCGGCCTCTCGAACTTCTCCGGCTGGCAACTGATGAAATCGCTGGCTGCCGCAGACCGTTTGGGGCTGCAGCGTTACGTTGCGAACCAGACCTACTACTCGCTGATCGGCCGCGACTACGAGTGGGAGCTGATGCCGCTCGGCATCGACCAGGGCGTGGGCGCGATTGTCTGGAGTCCGCTCGGCTGGGGCCGCCTGACCGGAAAAATCCGGCGCGGCCAGCCACTGCCTGCGGGCAGTCGCTTGCACGATACGGCCGGCTTCGCGCCGCCGGTCGATGACGAGCGCCTGTACCGCGTGGTCGATGCGATGGACGAGGTCGCGCTGGAGACCGGCAAGACGCTGCCGCAGATTGCGCTCAACTGGCTGCTGCAGCGGCCCACCGTCGCAAGTGTGCTGATCGGTGCGCGCGACGAGGAGCAACTGATGCAGAACCTTGGCGCGCTCGGCTGGCAACTCACGACCGAGCAGGTCGCGCGGCTCGACGCGGCCAGCGCCGTGACGCCGCCCTATCCCTACTACCCGTACTGGAACGGGCAGTTTGCTGAGCGCAGCCCGGTGGCGGTATAG
- a CDS encoding MFS transporter, which produces MSIFPRAVMPASLPIALLALTAGAFGIGTTEFVIMGLLMQVSSDLGVSIASAGLLISGYALGVAVGAPLLTIATRRVPRKTVLLALMAIFTLGNLACALAPNYEMLMAARVVTSLAHGTFFGVGSVVATGLVPPERRASAIAIMFTGLTVATMLGVPAGAWLGLHFGWRAAFWAVALIGVVAFAALAVFVPRGQADAHPAPLRDELAVLARPQVWLGLAMTVLGFAGLFVVFTYIQPLLTQVTGLPDAAVSPVLLLFGAGLAVGNLLGGKLADRSLMPAVLGTLLALAAVLGVMHLVIQTPVTAVIFVTLLGVASFATVAPLQLRVLEQATGAGQNLASSLNIAAFNLGNALGAWVGGVVIAHGPGLGALGWVAALLTLLGLAIALWSRALDMRAAPPEGAAVRA; this is translated from the coding sequence ATGTCAATTTTCCCGCGTGCCGTCATGCCTGCCTCCTTGCCGATTGCCCTTCTTGCCCTGACCGCCGGTGCCTTTGGCATAGGTACCACCGAATTCGTCATCATGGGCCTGCTGATGCAGGTCTCAAGCGACCTCGGGGTGTCGATTGCCTCGGCTGGCCTGCTGATTTCGGGCTATGCGCTGGGCGTGGCCGTCGGCGCGCCGCTGCTCACCATCGCCACGCGCCGGGTGCCGCGCAAGACCGTGCTGCTGGCGCTGATGGCGATCTTCACGCTAGGTAACCTTGCCTGCGCGCTGGCGCCGAACTACGAGATGCTGATGGCTGCGCGCGTGGTTACCTCATTGGCGCACGGCACCTTTTTTGGTGTCGGTTCGGTGGTGGCCACGGGCCTGGTGCCGCCGGAGCGGCGCGCCTCGGCGATCGCGATCATGTTCACCGGCCTTACGGTTGCGACGATGCTGGGCGTGCCGGCCGGCGCCTGGTTGGGCCTGCACTTCGGTTGGCGCGCGGCGTTCTGGGCGGTGGCGCTGATCGGCGTGGTCGCGTTCGCGGCGCTCGCGGTCTTCGTGCCGCGCGGCCAGGCCGATGCGCACCCGGCACCGCTGCGCGACGAACTCGCGGTGCTGGCCCGGCCACAGGTGTGGCTCGGGCTCGCGATGACGGTGCTCGGCTTCGCCGGCCTGTTCGTGGTGTTCACCTACATCCAGCCCTTGCTCACCCAGGTCACGGGCTTGCCCGACGCGGCGGTGTCGCCGGTTTTGCTGCTCTTCGGCGCGGGTCTCGCCGTCGGGAACCTGCTGGGCGGCAAGCTGGCCGACCGGTCGCTCATGCCGGCCGTGCTGGGCACGCTGCTGGCGCTGGCCGCCGTGCTCGGCGTGATGCACCTGGTGATCCAGACGCCGGTGACGGCGGTCATCTTCGTCACCTTGCTCGGGGTTGCATCCTTTGCCACCGTCGCGCCGTTGCAACTGCGCGTGCTGGAGCAGGCCACCGGTGCAGGGCAAAACCTGGCGTCGAGCCTGAACATCGCGGCCTTCAACCTCGGCAACGCGCTCGGCGCCTGGGTTGGCGGCGTGGTGATAGCCCACGGCCCAGGCCTCGGCGCCCTGGGCTGGGTGGCGGCGCTGCTCACGCTGCTGGGCCTGGCAATCGCCCTGTGGAGCCGAGCACTCGATATGCGCGCTGCCCCGCCTGAAGGTGCCGCCGTGCGCGCCTGA